A genomic stretch from Hemicordylus capensis ecotype Gifberg chromosome 1, rHemCap1.1.pri, whole genome shotgun sequence includes:
- the PELI1 gene encoding E3 ubiquitin-protein ligase pellino homolog 1, producing MFSPDQENHPSKAPVKYGELIVLGYNGSLPNGDRGRRKSRFALFKRPKANGVKPSTVHIACTPQAAKAISNKDQHSISYTLSRVQTVVVEYTHDSNTDMFQIGRSTESPIDFVVTDTVPGSQSNSETQSVQSTISRFACRIICERNPPFTARIYAAGFDSSKNIFLGEKAAKWKTSDGQMDGLTTNGVLVMHPRNGFTEDSKPGVWREISVCGNVFSLRETRSAQQRGKMVENETNQLQDGSLIDLCGATLLWRTAEGLSRTPTVKHLEALRQEINAARPQCPVGFNTLAFPSMKRKDVVDEKQPWVYLNCGHVHGYHNWGNKEERDGKDRECPMCRSVGPYVPLWLGCEAGFYVDAGPPTHAFSPCGHVCSEKTTAYWSQIPLPHGTHTFHAACPFCAHQLSGEQGYIRLIFQGPLD from the exons GTACAATGGCTCTCTGCCAAATggagacagaggaagaagaaaaagcaggtttgctttATTTAAAAGACCCAAAGCAAATGGGGTGAAACCTAGCACCGTGCATATTGCCTGTACGCCTCAGGCAGCAAAG GCAATAAGCAACAAGGACCAGCATAGTATATCCTACACTTTGTCCAGAGTTCAAACAGTGGTGGTTGAATATACACATGACAGCAACACAGACATGTTTCAG ATTGGTCGATCAACAGAGAGCCCCATAGACTTTGTAGTGACAGATACAGTTCCTGGAAGCCAGAGCAATTCAGAGACACAGTCTGTCCAGAGCACCATCTCAAGGTTTGCCTGCAGGATCATATGTGAACGAAATCCTCCTTTCACAGCAAGAATATATGCTGCTGGCTTTGACTCCTCCAAAAACATCTTCCTAGGG GAGAAAGCCGCCAAATGGAAGACATCTGATGGGCAAATGGATGGATTAACAACCAACGGAGTCCTTGTTATGCATCCACGCAATGGATTCACTGAAGACTCCAAGCCAGGGGTGTGGAGGGAAATTTCTGTGTGTGGGAATGTGTTCAGCCTCCGTGAAACAAGATCTGCTCAACAGAGGGGGAAAATG GTTGAAAATGAAACCAACCAGCTCCAGGATGGTTCATTGATTGACCTCTGTGGAGCAACACTGCTGTGGCGCACTGCAGAAGGTCTTTCGCGCACACCAACAGTGAAACACCTGGAAGCTCTGAGACAGGAAATAAATGCCGCCAGGCCCCAGTGCCCAGTGGGCTTTAACACATTAGCATTTCCTAGTATGAAGAGGAAAGATGTTGTAGATGAAAAGCAACCCTGGGTTTACCTTAACTGTGGCCACGTCCATGGCTACCATAACTGGGGGAACAAAGAAgagagagatgggaaggatcgcgAATGCCCAATGTGCCGATCTGTCGGCCCCTATGTGCCTCTCTGGCTTGGCTGTGAAGCTGGATTTTATGTGGATGCTGGGCCTCCAACTCATGCATtcagcccatgtggacatgtatGTTCAGAAAAGACAACAGCCTATTGGTCCCAAATTCCTCTTCCTCATGGTACCCACACTTTTCATGCAGCCTGTCCATTCTGCGCACATCAGCTTTCTGGCGAACAAGGCTACATCAGACTTATTTTCCAAGGACCTCTTGACTAA